One Artemia franciscana chromosome 15, ASM3288406v1, whole genome shotgun sequence genomic window carries:
- the LOC136036207 gene encoding putative ankyrin repeat protein RF_0381 yields MVSSELQKENDIKIPFNRVSRTSNMINTLLKDMKKEDTKLNIIQNLLSNGTDPNLKDSEEKTALHYAAEKGTLDICQLLLSNGANPNLKDSEEKTALHYASEKGILGIYQLLLSNGANPNLTDSEGETALHYAAEKGTLDICQLLLSNGANPNLKDSEEKTALHYAAEKGTLDICQLLLSNGANPNLKDSEEKTALHYASEKGILGIYQLLLSNGANPNLTDSEGETALHYAAEKGTLDICQLLLSNGANPNLKDSEEKTALHYASEKGILGIYQLLLSNGANPNLTDSEGETALHYAAEKGTLDICQLLLSNGANPNLKDSEEKTALHYASEKGILGICQLLLSNGANPNLTDSEGETALHYAAEKGTLDICQLLLSNGANPNLKDSEEKTALHYASEKGILGIYQLLLSNGANPNLMDSEGETALHYAVKKGTLDICQLLLSNGADPNIKGDWYNTTTLHYAAERGTLNICQLLLSNGADPNVKYGYCYEPILHYFAKKGTYDICQMLLKNGSDPNCKNSYDETALHYAAAYGALDICLLLLSNGADPNIRDGILKYTALHCAVVKGALDICLLLLKNGADPNCKNSYDETALDHAARIGALDICLLLLSNRADPNARALIIVLEIYDNRVSCFPIAKHFLETDTVYYSLITRIDDKIKYKKRLDEILNYTGKLPAKKKWFWRLVRLASNDSDSLKSMSRDIIREHLDYDHRAKSLQSINIHETLKQFICRF; encoded by the coding sequence ATGGTATCAAGTGAATTACAGAAAGAGAACGATATAAAAATACCGTTTAACAGAGTTTCAAGAACATCAAATATGATAAACACCTTATtaaaagacatgaaaaaagaagacactAAACTGAACATAATCCAAAATCTGCTAAGTAATGGGACAGACCCCAATCTGAAAGATAGTGAGGAAAAAACAGCTTTGCATTATGCTGCAGAAAAAGGTACACTTGATATTTGTCAGCTGCTGCTAAGCAATGGGGCAAATCCGAATCTAAAGGATAGTGAGGAAAAAACAGCTTTGCATTATGCTTCTGAAAAGGGCATATTGGGTATTTATCAACTGCTGCTAAGCAATGGGGCAAACCCGAATCTGACGGATAGTGAGGGAGAAACAGCTTTGCATTATGCTGCAGAAAAAGGTACACTTGATATTTGTCAGCTGCTACTAAGCAATGGGGCAAACCCGAATCTAAAGGATAGTGAGGAAAAAACAGCTTTGCATTATGCTGCAGAAAAAGGTACACTTGATATTTGTCAGCTGCTACTAAGCAATGGGGCAAATCCGAATCTAAAGGATAGTGAGGAAAAAACAGCTTTGCATTATGCTTCTGAAAAGGGCATATTGGGTATTTATCAACTGCTGCTAAGCAATGGGGCAAACCCGAATCTGACGGATAGTGAGGGAGAAACAGCTTTGCATTATGCTGCAGAAAAAGGTACACTTGATATTTGTCAGCTGCTACTAAGCAATGGGGCAAACCCGAATCTAAAGGATAGTGAGGAAAAAACAGCTTTGCATTATGCTTCTGAAAAGGGCATATTGGGTATTTATCAGCTGCTGCTAAGCAATGGGGCAAACCCGAATCTGACGGATAGTGAGGGAGAAACAGCTTTGCATTATGCTGCAGAAAAAGGTACACTTGATATTTGTCAGCTGCTACTAAGCAATGGGGCAAACCCGAATCTAAAGGATAGTGAGGAAAAAACAGCTTTGCATTATGCTTCTGAAAAGGGCATATTGGGTATTTGTCAGCTGCTGCTAAGCAATGGGGCAAACCCGAATCTGACGGATAGTGAGGGAGAAACAGCTTTGCATTATGCTGCAGAAAAAGGTACACTTGATATTTGTCAGCTGCTACTAAGCAATGGGGCAAACCCGAATCTAAAGGATAGTGAGGAAAAAACAGCTTTGCATTATGCTTCTGAAAAGGGCATATTGGGTATTTATCAGCTGCTGCTAAGCAATGGGGCAAACCCGAATCTGATGGATAGTGAGGGAGAAACAGCTTTGCATTATGCTGTTAAAAAAGGTACACTTGATATTTGTCAGCTGCTCTTGAGCAATGGAGCCGACCCTAATATAAAAGGTGACTGGTACAACACAACAACTTTGCATTATGCTGCTGAAAGAGGTACACTCAATATTTGTCAACTGCTGCTGAGCAATGGTGCCGACCCAAATGTGAAATACGGGTACTGCTACGAAccaattttacattattttgctaaaaaagGCACATATGATATTTGTCAAATGCTGCTGAAAAACGGAAGTGACCCTAACTGTAAAAACTCTTATGACGAAACAGCTTTACATTATGCAGCTGCTTATGGCGCACTGGATATTTGTCTCCTGCTATTGAGCAATGGAGCCGACCCAAATATAAGAGATGGCATTCTAAAATACACAGCTTTACATTGTGCTGTTGTTAAAGGTGCACTGGATATTTGTCTTCTGCTATTGAAAAATGGAGCTGACCCTAACTGTAAAAACTCTTATGACGAAACAGCTTTAGATCATGCAGCTCGTATAGGCGCACTGGATATTTGTCTCCTGCTATTGAGCAATAGAGCCGATCCAAACGCAAGAGCCTTGATAATTGTGTTAGAAATCTACGATAATCGCGTTAGCTGTTTTCCCATAGCCAAACATTTTTTAGAAACTGACACAGTTTATTATTCACTTATAACACGAATagatgataaaataaaatacaaaaaaagactcgatgaaatattaaattatactgGAAAACTACCTGCAAAGAAAAAATGGTTTTGGAGACTAGTGAGACTTGCCTCCAATGACTCTGACTCACTCAAATCAATGTCCCGGGATATAATTAGAGAGCATTTAGATTATGATCATAGAGCCAAAAGTCTTCAAAGCATAAACATACATGAAACTCTGAAACAATTTATATGTCGATTTTAA